One Aneurinibacillus migulanus genomic region harbors:
- a CDS encoding putative bifunctional diguanylate cyclase/phosphodiesterase: protein MQDESITSLRQTEQKYQSLLEKLHNVVYKVRCETEAEATFVYTMFEGRVAKRQGLTTEAVRGKTPQELFAPQFAGYLQVQYEKAWRGEPVIHELMWEQEVYYVSLMLSEDESGERELIGCSLDLTLCRQAKRQIERMKKYDALTGLPNQLAFDESLQQAVSGEHGSGRLFTLMIIDIDKFKMMHAAIGRTPSEAVLAHVAKKLSQVFDERTMLARLSKDNFAAVLRGITQEEAKAKATEIISLITSPIQTSDTAIHMTASVGMSAYPIDGSEPEEILKKAETAMYRAKERGGNCYCFYSQEMTRIGEQWVLRSELRNAVQRNELFLHYQPRYEVGSNKLVGMEALVRWLHPENGIMFPSTFISLAEKTGLILEIDRWVLEAACAQVKQWQEVGEIHASVSVNLSYLHFKEPDCVQMVMDILRKTGLHPGWLEVELTESVFVEEAEVALDVMQQLKKLGVRIAIDDFGTGYSALHYLKKFPFDTLKIDRSFLENVTISEADGVILRTVIDMAKKLNLRVVAEGVETEEQLSYLREHACDEVQGYLLSRPVPEEQMEKLLFSISN, encoded by the coding sequence ATGCAAGACGAAAGTATAACTTCGCTACGGCAAACGGAACAGAAATACCAGAGTCTGTTAGAGAAGCTGCACAATGTTGTATACAAAGTGCGTTGCGAAACAGAAGCAGAGGCAACATTCGTTTACACGATGTTTGAAGGTAGGGTAGCGAAGCGGCAAGGGCTGACGACCGAAGCGGTAAGAGGGAAGACGCCGCAGGAGTTGTTTGCACCGCAATTTGCTGGATATCTGCAGGTGCAATACGAGAAGGCCTGGAGGGGAGAGCCTGTTATCCACGAGCTTATGTGGGAACAGGAAGTATATTACGTTTCCCTCATGCTATCGGAAGATGAGAGCGGCGAGAGGGAGCTCATCGGCTGCTCGCTGGATTTGACCTTGTGTAGGCAGGCAAAGCGGCAAATTGAGCGCATGAAGAAATATGACGCGCTGACCGGTCTGCCCAATCAGCTTGCGTTTGACGAAAGCTTACAGCAAGCAGTGAGTGGTGAACATGGGAGCGGACGTTTGTTTACGTTGATGATTATTGATATTGATAAGTTTAAAATGATGCATGCTGCCATCGGACGGACGCCAAGCGAAGCTGTACTCGCTCATGTTGCGAAGAAACTTTCCCAGGTGTTCGATGAGCGAACGATGCTGGCCCGTCTAAGTAAAGATAACTTCGCGGCGGTGCTCAGAGGCATTACGCAAGAGGAGGCCAAGGCGAAAGCAACCGAAATTATCTCGCTTATTACATCTCCGATCCAAACGAGCGATACGGCCATCCATATGACGGCTAGCGTAGGCATGAGCGCATATCCGATAGATGGAAGCGAACCAGAAGAAATTCTGAAGAAAGCGGAAACGGCTATGTACCGGGCGAAAGAGCGGGGCGGTAACTGCTATTGTTTTTATTCTCAGGAGATGACGCGTATCGGGGAACAATGGGTGCTGCGCAGCGAACTTCGCAATGCAGTTCAACGTAACGAGCTGTTTCTACATTACCAGCCGCGCTATGAAGTTGGAAGCAACAAACTAGTGGGGATGGAGGCGCTCGTCCGTTGGCTGCATCCAGAGAACGGGATTATGTTTCCGAGTACATTCATCAGCCTAGCCGAAAAGACAGGCTTGATTCTTGAGATTGACCGTTGGGTGCTGGAAGCGGCATGCGCTCAGGTGAAGCAATGGCAAGAGGTGGGAGAAATCCATGCTTCCGTTTCAGTCAACCTATCGTACTTACATTTTAAAGAGCCAGATTGTGTACAAATGGTGATGGATATCTTGCGAAAGACAGGCCTACATCCTGGATGGTTAGAAGTAGAATTGACGGAGAGTGTATTCGTGGAAGAGGCGGAAGTTGCGCTCGATGTCATGCAACAATTAAAAAAACTTGGCGTTCGCATTGCTATCGATGACTTTGGTACAGGATATTCGGCACTTCATTATTTGAAGAAATTCCCGTTCGATACGTTGAAGATTGACAGGTCATTTCTGGAGAACGTAACGATTTCCGAAGCGGACGGTGTGATTTTGCGTACGGTGATCGATATGGCCAAAAAGCTTAACCTGAGAGTGGTAGCCGAAGGCGTAGAGACGGAAGAACAGTTAAGCTACTTGCGCGAGCATGCATGTGACGAGGTACAGGGATACTTGCTTAGCCGCCCCGTTCCGGAAGAACAGATGGAAAAACTTCTTTTTTCCATAAGCAACTGA
- a CDS encoding ABC-F family ATP-binding cassette domain-containing protein: MSLLTVEDLSHTFGDRTLFKNVSFRLLPGEHVGLVGANGVGKSTLMNILTGQLIRDSGKVEWTPRVRYGYLDQHTVLTPGKTIRDILKDAFLPLFELEKELMVISEKMADATPEELEKLLEEMGDIQEQLDASGFYLIDVKVEEMANGLGLDAIGLDRDVSALSGGQRTKVLLAKLLLEKPMVLLLDEPTNYLDVEHIDWLKTYLKEYPFAFILISHDTEFMNDVVSVIYHLEFSKLTRYSATYEKFLDMADMNKQQHISAYERQQDYIKKTEDFIQRNKARYSTSGRARSRQKQLEKLDRIDRPETAPKPTFTFKESRASGKTVFEAQNLVIGYDRPLLPKMDMIVERGEKIAIVGCNGVGKSTLLKTILGRIKPYDGSVYQGDFLHPAYFEQEVKAGNVTALDDVWNAFPSMNQHEVRGALARCGLKNEHINRPLNMLSGGEQAKVRLCKLLMDESNWLLFDEPTNHLDVVAKEELKRALKEYKGTVLLVCHEPDFYEDWVTRVWNVEEWATNVSI; the protein is encoded by the coding sequence ATGAGCTTGTTAACCGTTGAAGATTTAAGCCATACGTTTGGCGATCGTACATTGTTTAAGAACGTTTCATTTCGTTTGCTTCCAGGCGAACACGTCGGATTGGTCGGCGCGAACGGCGTAGGCAAGTCTACATTAATGAATATACTGACAGGACAATTAATTCGTGATTCTGGAAAAGTAGAGTGGACGCCGCGCGTCCGTTATGGATATCTTGACCAGCATACGGTGCTGACACCGGGTAAGACGATACGTGATATACTCAAAGACGCGTTTTTGCCGCTGTTCGAGCTGGAAAAAGAACTAATGGTCATTTCCGAGAAGATGGCGGATGCGACGCCGGAAGAGTTGGAGAAGCTGCTAGAAGAGATGGGTGATATTCAGGAGCAGCTCGATGCAAGCGGGTTTTATCTCATCGATGTTAAAGTAGAAGAGATGGCGAACGGTCTGGGGCTTGACGCAATCGGCCTTGACCGCGATGTGTCGGCACTGAGCGGCGGACAACGGACAAAAGTTCTACTCGCGAAGCTGTTACTTGAAAAACCGATGGTATTGCTGCTCGATGAGCCGACCAACTATCTTGATGTTGAACATATTGATTGGTTGAAGACATACCTGAAGGAATATCCGTTTGCTTTTATTTTGATTTCGCATGATACGGAGTTCATGAACGATGTAGTCAGCGTTATTTATCACCTCGAATTCTCAAAACTGACTCGCTACAGCGCAACGTATGAGAAATTTCTCGATATGGCTGACATGAATAAGCAACAGCATATTAGTGCATACGAGCGCCAGCAGGACTATATTAAGAAAACAGAAGATTTCATTCAGCGTAACAAGGCACGCTACTCAACAAGCGGCCGTGCCCGCAGCCGGCAGAAGCAATTGGAGAAGCTGGATCGGATTGACCGTCCGGAGACTGCACCTAAGCCGACGTTTACGTTTAAGGAATCACGGGCTAGTGGCAAAACGGTATTCGAGGCGCAAAACCTCGTTATCGGCTACGACCGCCCACTGTTGCCTAAGATGGACATGATAGTGGAACGGGGCGAGAAAATTGCCATCGTCGGCTGTAACGGTGTTGGGAAATCCACGCTGCTGAAGACCATTCTTGGAAGAATAAAACCGTATGACGGTTCTGTATATCAGGGCGATTTCCTGCATCCGGCGTACTTTGAGCAGGAAGTAAAGGCCGGGAACGTAACAGCGCTTGATGATGTATGGAACGCGTTTCCGAGCATGAATCAGCATGAAGTGCGCGGTGCATTGGCGCGCTGTGGACTAAAGAATGAGCATATTAACCGGCCGCTTAATATGCTGAGCGGTGGTGAGCAGGCGAAAGTACGTCTGTGCAAGTTACTGATGGACGAGAGCAACTGGCTTTTATTCGATGAGCCGACGAACCATCTTGATGTTGTTGCGAAGGAAGAGTTGAAGCGGGCGCTAAAAGAATACAAAGGGACCGTTTTGCTCGTGTGCCATGAACCGGATTTTTATGAAGATTGGGTAACCCGTGTCTGGAATGTGGAAGAGTGGGCAACAAATGTGAGTATATAA
- a CDS encoding NAD(P)/FAD-dependent oxidoreductase — protein sequence MPGVPKHPIVVIGGGISGLMAARTLVEAGEEVVILDKGRSGGGRMATRESGRATFDHGAQYFTVRTPEFAAYVKEWKAQGWITEWFGEPHARYRAEGGMNRLTRHLAEPLDICVRVRVTSIEPEQNGWLLHWVSEEQEYVAQTYDEVLPEEVYDPGNKANIRARAVLITAPPPQALYLLRQGGNHLAEEQERKLAAVRYLPCLAALLKLDGVSAVPAPGYVRAKNSTNPVQLVVDNYQKGISSQPALTIYACGQWSRDHFNQPDDEVLGQLLQEAQVWQGSANIIEAQLKRWRFSLAETMYPARFADLGLQSPALLAGDSFIAPEDDAQHARIETAALSGVAAAKRLLDIL from the coding sequence ATGCCAGGAGTTCCGAAACATCCAATCGTGGTTATCGGCGGCGGCATAAGCGGTTTAATGGCGGCCCGTACGCTGGTGGAAGCGGGCGAAGAGGTGGTTATATTGGACAAAGGGCGCAGCGGCGGAGGCCGGATGGCTACCAGGGAAAGCGGCAGGGCGACGTTCGATCATGGCGCGCAGTATTTCACTGTGCGTACGCCTGAATTTGCAGCGTACGTAAAGGAGTGGAAGGCACAAGGCTGGATAACGGAATGGTTCGGCGAACCCCACGCGAGGTACCGTGCAGAAGGCGGCATGAATCGGCTCACCCGGCATCTGGCGGAGCCGCTGGATATTTGTGTGCGTGTCCGTGTGACAAGCATCGAGCCAGAGCAGAATGGCTGGCTGCTTCACTGGGTCTCGGAAGAGCAGGAATATGTGGCACAGACGTATGACGAAGTATTGCCGGAAGAAGTGTATGATCCCGGTAATAAGGCAAACATCCGGGCACGTGCGGTACTTATAACTGCTCCGCCGCCTCAGGCTTTGTATCTGCTTAGACAAGGGGGGAACCATCTGGCAGAAGAACAGGAGCGCAAGCTGGCAGCAGTCCGCTACCTTCCTTGTCTGGCGGCGCTACTGAAGCTGGATGGAGTATCCGCAGTACCAGCGCCAGGCTATGTGCGTGCGAAAAATTCGACTAACCCAGTACAGTTGGTCGTGGATAACTACCAAAAAGGCATTTCTTCGCAGCCTGCACTCACGATCTATGCTTGTGGCCAATGGTCGCGTGATCATTTTAATCAACCAGATGATGAGGTGCTTGGCCAATTGCTGCAGGAGGCCCAGGTATGGCAGGGCAGTGCCAATATTATAGAAGCGCAGCTGAAGCGCTGGCGATTCTCGTTGGCGGAAACGATGTATCCGGCACGTTTTGCTGATTTGGGCTTGCAGTCACCCGCTTTGCTTGCGGGGGATTCGTTTATCGCCCCGGAGGATGATGCGCAGCACGCGCGAATTGAGACCGCTGCGCTCTCAGGCGTCGCCGCGGCGAAGCGATTGTTAGACATATTATAA
- the eutS gene encoding ethanolamine utilization microcompartment protein EutS: MTEEKKRFIQEFVPGKQITLSHLIANPDEDMFEKLGIPYGGAIGILTLTPSETVIIAGDLATKAAHVTIGFLDRFTGSLVLVGSVSEVETAMQQINEFLERNLGYTPSRITKS; the protein is encoded by the coding sequence ATGACGGAAGAAAAAAAGCGGTTTATCCAGGAGTTTGTACCGGGAAAGCAGATTACGTTAAGCCACCTCATTGCCAATCCAGATGAAGACATGTTCGAGAAGCTCGGTATTCCATATGGCGGAGCGATTGGCATTTTGACATTAACGCCGAGCGAAACGGTGATTATCGCCGGTGATTTGGCGACCAAAGCCGCCCATGTAACCATTGGATTTCTCGACCGGTTTACCGGAAGCCTCGTATTGGTGGGTAGTGTATCTGAAGTAGAGACGGCGATGCAGCAAATTAATGAATTTCTTGAGCGCAATCTCGGCTATACACCTTCACGCATTACCAAATCGTGA
- a CDS encoding DNA topoisomerase III produces MKVIIAEKPDQGTKLAAPFRSKKQQGYIEISPNETFQDGALITWAVGHICELVAPEEYNSAWKKWSLDNLPIIPEQFKYKVMKAKAQQFQIIKKLLQRADVNEIIHAGDAGREGELIVRTIIQQTGTKKPMKRLWISSLTEKAVRQGFAQLRDEADTRNLYYEAYSRACADWVVGMNASRVYSLLMKQHGVNDVFSAGRVQTPTLALVVKREREIADFTSEPFWEVLAEFQMDGKQYQGKWQKDGESRLNDPKMAEAIAAFCRNKPAEIKDAQTERKEFQPPYLFNLSGLQATANKAYKFPPKKTLDVAQQLYVKGYISYPRSDSSFVTEGEARTFPEILEKLGSKPEYAPFFPLPVHSVLTNKRYVNEKKVTDHYAIIPTEQVPALDKLSDDERKIYDLIVRRLLAAHYESAIFDYTTVLTFVDNRAEFLSKGRQQIREGWRKVLFGEGEKEEEEPLLPPLTEGEKGMVERIAVKESKTQPPKRYTEGQLITLMKTAGKHLEDQELEKVLAKTEGLGTEATRAGIITMLKDRRYIEVKKNQVYATPKGMLLIAAIGEKILASPEMTARWEQRLSEIGQGEASAKDFMEQAKKLAVKIIQDAVEQAKSWTFDNIDMDEVKANAPSRKGKSKAPAKVGVCKLCGGDVVDKGTFYGCTNYSKTKCSFTFSKKILGKTISQTNAKKLLKEGKTDLIKGFKKGDKAFDAYIIWDDKNGKPSFAFPDRK; encoded by the coding sequence ATGAAAGTTATTATTGCAGAAAAGCCTGACCAGGGAACGAAATTAGCTGCTCCGTTCCGCTCGAAGAAACAACAGGGATACATTGAAATCTCACCAAACGAGACATTTCAGGATGGTGCCCTCATTACGTGGGCGGTCGGTCACATATGCGAGCTGGTGGCTCCAGAGGAATATAATTCAGCCTGGAAGAAGTGGAGCTTGGACAACCTTCCTATCATTCCCGAACAATTTAAATACAAAGTAATGAAAGCGAAGGCACAGCAGTTCCAAATAATAAAAAAGCTGTTACAGCGTGCTGATGTAAATGAAATCATTCATGCGGGTGATGCGGGCCGAGAAGGTGAACTCATTGTGCGGACGATTATCCAGCAAACTGGAACGAAGAAGCCGATGAAGCGGCTTTGGATTTCTTCGTTGACGGAGAAAGCGGTACGCCAGGGATTCGCGCAACTGCGCGATGAAGCTGATACGCGAAATCTGTATTACGAAGCATACAGCCGAGCATGCGCCGACTGGGTGGTCGGCATGAATGCGTCCCGTGTCTATTCACTGTTAATGAAGCAGCATGGTGTCAACGATGTCTTTTCCGCTGGGCGGGTTCAGACGCCTACGTTGGCACTCGTTGTGAAGCGGGAGCGGGAGATTGCAGATTTTACATCCGAGCCGTTCTGGGAAGTGCTTGCCGAATTCCAGATGGATGGCAAACAGTATCAAGGAAAGTGGCAGAAAGACGGCGAATCCAGGTTGAACGATCCGAAAATGGCGGAAGCAATCGCAGCCTTCTGCCGGAATAAGCCTGCGGAAATAAAAGATGCACAGACAGAACGCAAAGAATTTCAGCCTCCGTATTTATTTAATCTATCGGGGCTACAGGCGACCGCAAATAAAGCGTATAAATTTCCGCCGAAGAAGACGCTGGATGTCGCCCAGCAATTATATGTTAAAGGATACATTTCATATCCGCGCTCGGATTCAAGTTTCGTTACAGAAGGAGAGGCACGCACCTTTCCGGAAATTCTGGAAAAGCTGGGAAGTAAGCCGGAATATGCGCCGTTCTTTCCGCTTCCGGTTCATTCGGTGCTTACGAATAAGCGCTATGTCAATGAGAAGAAAGTGACCGATCACTATGCGATTATTCCGACCGAGCAGGTTCCCGCATTGGATAAGCTGTCGGATGACGAAAGGAAAATATACGATCTAATCGTGCGTCGCCTTCTGGCTGCACATTATGAGTCAGCCATTTTCGACTATACGACCGTGCTGACCTTCGTGGATAATCGTGCGGAATTTCTATCGAAAGGTCGCCAGCAGATACGTGAAGGCTGGCGTAAGGTGCTGTTTGGCGAAGGAGAGAAGGAGGAGGAAGAACCGCTGCTTCCACCGCTTACAGAGGGAGAGAAGGGCATGGTGGAACGCATAGCGGTAAAGGAAAGTAAGACCCAGCCGCCTAAGCGGTATACGGAAGGCCAATTAATTACGCTGATGAAGACGGCTGGCAAGCATTTAGAAGACCAGGAGCTGGAAAAAGTATTGGCGAAAACCGAAGGACTCGGTACGGAAGCGACCCGGGCCGGCATCATTACGATGCTTAAGGACCGGCGCTATATTGAGGTTAAGAAAAACCAGGTCTACGCGACACCCAAGGGCATGCTTCTCATCGCGGCGATTGGTGAAAAAATCCTCGCTTCGCCAGAGATGACGGCGCGTTGGGAGCAACGGCTCAGCGAAATAGGCCAGGGCGAAGCTTCGGCCAAGGATTTCATGGAACAAGCCAAGAAGCTGGCTGTCAAAATCATTCAAGATGCTGTGGAACAAGCAAAGAGCTGGACATTTGATAATATTGATATGGACGAAGTGAAAGCGAACGCTCCCAGTCGTAAAGGAAAAAGCAAAGCTCCGGCCAAAGTAGGTGTCTGCAAGCTGTGCGGCGGTGATGTCGTAGACAAGGGTACATTTTACGGTTGTACAAATTATTCAAAAACCAAGTGCAGTTTTACCTTCTCTAAAAAGATTCTCGGCAAAACCATTTCACAGACGAACGCTAAGAAGTTGTTGAAAGAGGGGAAAACTGACCTCATTAAAGGATTCAAAAAAGGCGATAAAGCGTTTGACGCCTATATAATATGGGACGATAAAAACGGGAAGCCATCGTTTGCTTTTCCGGACAGGAAATAG
- a CDS encoding GDYXXLXY domain-containing protein, with translation MKRRAPFLFAVLVLVQVLFLGGMAASYYAVDAVGKEIRLKTAPVDPRDLFYGDYVRLSYEISALPWSVWKGEEQPEEGQTVYVILHKDGAYDSAVAVYPVKPQTKDGETVLQARVRGAGDSEHLNLLYGFERYYVEENTGRELEEHSGQAIVTVKVASWRQSKITGLVFEQ, from the coding sequence ATGAAGAGAAGGGCCCCTTTCCTGTTTGCCGTCTTGGTGTTGGTGCAGGTATTGTTTCTTGGTGGAATGGCCGCCTCATACTATGCGGTGGATGCAGTTGGTAAGGAAATTCGGTTAAAAACGGCACCTGTGGACCCCCGTGATTTGTTCTATGGAGATTATGTTAGGCTTTCCTATGAAATTAGTGCGCTTCCATGGTCGGTGTGGAAAGGCGAAGAACAGCCAGAAGAAGGGCAAACAGTCTATGTTATATTGCACAAGGACGGAGCGTATGATAGCGCCGTGGCTGTCTATCCTGTAAAGCCACAGACAAAGGATGGGGAAACCGTTCTCCAGGCACGCGTCCGTGGCGCAGGAGATTCGGAGCACCTTAATCTACTCTACGGATTTGAACGTTACTATGTAGAAGAGAATACGGGTAGAGAATTGGAAGAGCATTCTGGCCAGGCAATTGTCACGGTTAAAGTCGCGTCCTGGAGGCAGTCGAAGATTACCGGACTGGTATTTGAACAATAG
- a CDS encoding aldehyde dehydrogenase family protein codes for MKPSIHYYNETAGLTENRYLNYINGEWKPSSTGAFIENINPATGEVLGEVTQSTAADVEEAVQAARAAQKSWRLVPAPERAEILYEVGRLLKERKEHLAQVLTSEMGKVIAEARGEVQEAIDMAYYMAGEGRRMFGDTTQAEMPNKFAMSIRVPVGVAGLITPWNFPIAIASWKSLPALVTGNAVIWKPANETPFMAYEFVRIYEEAGLPKGLINLVYGSGGEVGEAMVGHPDIDIISFTGSNEVGAVINEKAGRMLKRTSLEMGGKNAITVLEDADIDLAVDGILWSAYGTSGQRCTACSRIIVHKSVKEQLEEKLVERIAKLRIGNGLDESVDVGPVINRSALERIDEYVRIGVHEGARLLCGGRILGETDGISGGHYYAPTLFTDVTADMRIAQEEIFGPVTALIPVKSLEEAIEVNNSVKFGLSSSIFTRDVNRVFQAMRDFDTGIVYVNAGTTGAEIHLPFGGTKGTGNGHRDSGVASLDVYTEWRSVYVDYSGKLQRAQIDNN; via the coding sequence ATGAAACCTTCCATCCACTATTACAATGAAACAGCAGGTCTGACTGAAAATAGGTATTTAAATTATATTAACGGAGAGTGGAAGCCTTCTTCGACAGGTGCTTTTATCGAAAATATCAATCCGGCGACGGGGGAAGTGCTGGGTGAAGTAACCCAGTCGACGGCCGCAGATGTGGAAGAAGCCGTGCAGGCAGCCAGAGCGGCACAGAAATCCTGGCGGCTGGTACCGGCTCCAGAGCGCGCCGAGATTTTATATGAAGTAGGGCGGCTGCTAAAAGAGCGAAAAGAGCATTTGGCACAGGTACTAACGTCGGAGATGGGCAAGGTAATCGCAGAAGCGAGAGGCGAAGTGCAGGAAGCCATCGATATGGCGTATTATATGGCGGGGGAAGGACGCCGTATGTTTGGTGACACGACACAAGCTGAGATGCCGAATAAGTTCGCCATGAGCATCCGTGTGCCTGTGGGGGTGGCCGGTTTGATTACGCCGTGGAATTTTCCGATTGCCATTGCTAGTTGGAAATCGTTGCCCGCTCTCGTTACCGGTAATGCAGTTATCTGGAAGCCGGCGAATGAGACGCCGTTTATGGCGTATGAATTCGTGCGCATCTACGAAGAGGCAGGGCTGCCGAAAGGACTTATAAATCTCGTATACGGTTCCGGGGGCGAGGTAGGAGAAGCGATGGTTGGGCACCCGGACATTGATATCATCTCATTTACCGGCTCGAACGAAGTCGGAGCCGTGATTAATGAGAAAGCAGGCCGGATGCTGAAGCGTACATCGCTGGAGATGGGAGGGAAAAACGCTATCACCGTGCTTGAAGACGCGGATATCGATCTAGCTGTGGACGGTATTTTATGGAGTGCGTACGGTACAAGCGGTCAGCGTTGCACTGCATGCAGCCGCATTATCGTCCATAAGTCAGTAAAGGAACAATTGGAAGAGAAGCTGGTGGAGCGTATCGCTAAGCTTCGTATTGGGAACGGATTGGATGAATCGGTCGATGTAGGCCCGGTCATTAATCGCTCGGCGCTCGAGAGAATCGACGAATATGTACGTATTGGAGTGCACGAAGGAGCACGTCTGTTGTGTGGTGGCAGAATACTGGGGGAAACAGACGGCATAAGCGGGGGGCATTATTATGCGCCTACGCTGTTTACAGACGTAACCGCTGATATGCGCATCGCTCAGGAAGAAATTTTCGGACCCGTTACGGCATTGATTCCGGTGAAGAGTTTAGAGGAGGCGATCGAGGTGAATAACAGCGTTAAATTCGGCCTCTCCAGCTCGATTTTCACCCGGGATGTTAATCGGGTGTTCCAGGCGATGCGCGATTTCGATACTGGCATCGTGTACGTGAATGCCGGCACTACCGGAGCTGAAATTCACCTGCCGTTCGGCGGAACGAAGGGCACAGGGAACGGTCATCGTGATTCCGGGGTAGCAAGTCTGGATGTATATACCGAATGGCGCAGCGTATATGTAGATTACAGCGGGAAGTTGCAGCGTGCGCAAATCGACAATAATTGA
- a CDS encoding DUF2157 domain-containing protein, with amino-acid sequence MSRKWVEEESRHWVERGIITEEQRRQIVELYPYKRSISERLPIFGALLIGAGILTFVASNWSAIPQLFRLLLIIITMSGFYGFGYRNEKRGAKVLGISLLALGVITFGAGIFLTGQMFHLVAYDARAFIIWSLPAIILVWLYRGRLLYFLVLAILNAGQLYSAISFQQFSWLLLVLLLAGAGGYALQNRQRIIFTTLTPSILLHGLLYLIVENQAVGWLVLIASILYTMLDWLSDRPARIAGQLGALISAFFLNVFFIFFLGEMGNEKVPLAIVFFILFAGAFVLSYLGKRRHGEALTLVEWTVFLPFFYWGAGGDVMYLLILFVFSGYLLWIGYREDWSNKVNAGTLLFLFSTFIGYIQVAWDFLPKSLFFLVGGLLLFALNAFLQRQRRKLLHDEDKGGGQV; translated from the coding sequence ATGTCGCGAAAGTGGGTGGAAGAGGAGAGTCGCCATTGGGTTGAGCGGGGGATTATCACAGAGGAGCAGCGCCGACAAATCGTCGAGCTATATCCATATAAAAGAAGCATAAGCGAAAGATTGCCGATTTTCGGTGCGCTTTTGATAGGCGCCGGTATCTTAACATTTGTTGCATCCAACTGGTCAGCCATTCCGCAGCTTTTCCGTTTGCTGCTTATCATCATCACGATGAGCGGTTTTTATGGGTTTGGCTACCGTAATGAGAAGCGCGGTGCTAAAGTCCTCGGGATATCGTTGCTTGCGCTTGGTGTGATTACGTTTGGCGCGGGTATTTTCCTGACGGGTCAAATGTTCCACTTGGTTGCGTATGATGCGCGCGCATTTATTATTTGGTCGTTGCCTGCTATCATATTAGTCTGGCTATACCGGGGAAGGCTACTGTATTTTCTTGTTCTGGCCATTCTGAACGCCGGCCAGTTATACAGCGCGATTTCTTTTCAACAATTCAGTTGGCTGCTGCTCGTTCTATTGCTTGCAGGGGCTGGCGGATATGCCCTGCAGAACAGGCAACGCATCATTTTCACAACGCTTACACCAAGCATTTTGCTGCATGGCCTGCTCTATTTGATTGTAGAAAATCAGGCGGTGGGGTGGCTGGTACTCATAGCATCCATCTTATACACGATGCTGGATTGGCTCTCCGATCGTCCGGCCCGGATTGCGGGTCAGTTAGGAGCGCTTATATCTGCGTTTTTCCTTAATGTGTTCTTTATTTTCTTTCTCGGCGAGATGGGAAATGAAAAAGTACCGCTTGCGATTGTGTTTTTCATTTTATTTGCAGGCGCGTTTGTACTTTCCTATCTGGGCAAGCGTCGGCATGGCGAGGCATTAACACTTGTGGAGTGGACGGTTTTCCTTCCATTCTTTTATTGGGGAGCGGGCGGCGATGTTATGTATTTGCTTATATTGTTCGTTTTCTCAGGCTATTTGTTATGGATAGGATACCGAGAAGATTGGAGCAACAAGGTTAATGCAGGAACGCTGCTGTTTTTGTTTAGCACGTTTATCGGATATATTCAGGTTGCCTGGGACTTTCTTCCGAAATCACTGTTTTTCCTTGTAGGCGGTCTGCTATTGTTTGCACTAAATGCCTTCTTGCAGCGACAGCGACGCAAGCTGCTGCATGATGAGGATAAAGGAGGTGGCCAGGTATGA
- a CDS encoding S-layer homology domain-containing protein, whose amino-acid sequence MKETKRKRRLVALWMVGVLAVSCVPVSAAHFRDMSAAHWAYASIEWAAEEGIVGGYEDGTFQPSRMVSEAEFLVMYMHYFFNMKSVPTGNLRGEHWASSYYTTAVDLHIPFQGGSYKDRPIRRGLVARTVTKALGYDYSEKQAVEWLLKKEIVTGRTPGNATYASYAPDEPLTRAEAAQFFKTLHRKGYTRFITN is encoded by the coding sequence TTGAAGGAGACAAAGCGGAAGAGAAGGTTGGTCGCATTATGGATGGTCGGGGTGCTGGCCGTGTCTTGTGTCCCTGTATCCGCCGCTCATTTTAGGGACATGTCGGCTGCACATTGGGCATACGCAAGCATAGAATGGGCTGCGGAAGAAGGGATCGTCGGAGGATATGAGGACGGTACGTTCCAACCTTCCCGCATGGTCAGCGAGGCTGAGTTTCTTGTCATGTATATGCATTATTTTTTTAATATGAAAAGTGTTCCGACCGGGAATTTGCGGGGTGAGCATTGGGCGTCTTCCTATTATACGACTGCCGTTGACCTGCATATCCCCTTTCAGGGAGGCTCGTATAAGGATCGGCCCATTCGTCGTGGATTGGTCGCCCGTACGGTAACGAAAGCGTTAGGCTACGATTATAGTGAGAAACAGGCGGTAGAATGGCTGCTGAAAAAAGAAATTGTCACCGGGCGTACGCCGGGCAATGCAACCTATGCTTCATACGCGCCGGATGAGCCGCTCACCCGTGCGGAAGCGGCCCAGTTTTTTAAAACGCTGCACAGAAAAGGGTACACGCGTTTTATTACGAACTAA